In Cupriavidus sp. EM10, the genomic window GAATGCCGTAGACCATGGTGTAGCCCAGTGCGATCAGCGCATAGATGCTGCCGAGCACCAGACCGTTCACGATCTGCTGGATAAAGATATCCATGAAAACTCCTGCTTCAGCCCCGCTCCGGCCGGCATGGTGTGGATGCCGCGGAAGGGACGGTAATGTTGGATAGGTCGGGTAGGTTGGTAATCAGTTTTGCTGGTGTGCTGCCCGCCCTGTTCCACCCATGGTAAGGATGCTCGAAACACGTTGGCGAGACTAAAAGAACGGCACCGCAAGGTACTCACGGTGCCGTTCGTCTGGGACGGTAAGCCCCGGATTACATCTTCACGACGTCGAGGACGGACTTCTTCTTGTCCTTGTACTCGTACAGCGTGATGGTGCCTTCCTTCATGTCGCCCTTCTCGTCGAAGGCGATGTTGCCGATCACGCCCTTGTAGTTCGTCTTGGGCATTTCGGCCAGGATGGCAGCCGGTTCGGTCGAGTTGGCACGCTTCATCGCATCCACGATCACCATGACGGCGTCATAGGTGAACGGTGCGTAGATCTGCACCGGCGAGTTGAAACGGGCCTGGTAGCGCTTCTCGAAATCGGCGCCGGTTTCCATCTTCGACAGGGCCAGACCAGCTTCCGAGCAGATGATGTTGGTCACTGCGTCGCCAGCCAGCTCGGCCACCTTGTCGGTACACACGCCGTCGCCGCCAACGATCTTGGACGTGATGCCCAGTTCCTTGGCCTGCTTGGCGAACGGACCGCCGGTGGCGTCCATGCCGCCGTACATGATCACGTCCGGCTTCTTGCCCTTGATCTTGGTCAGAATGGCCTTGAAGTCGGTGGCCTTGTCGTTGGTGGCTTCACGTGCCACCACGTTCACGCCGGCAGCCTTGGCGGTCTTCTCGAACTCGTCGGCCAGGCCCTTGCCGTAGGCGGTGGCGTCGTCGACGATCGCCACGCTCTTGGCGTGCAGGCTCTTGGCGGCGTAGTTGGCCAGTGCCGGACCCTGCTGGGCGTCGGTGGCCACCACGCGGTACGTGGTCTTGAAGCCTTGCTTCGTGTAGTCGGGGTTGGTCGACGACGGCGAGATCTGCGTGATGCCGGCATCGCTGTAGATCTTCGAGGCCGGGATCGACACGCCCGAGTTCAGGTGACCCACCACGGCGACGACCTTGGCGTCCACCAGCTTCTGGGCCACGGCGGTACCCGTCTTCGGATCGGCGGCGTCGTCTTCGCCCACCAGCTCCAGCTTGATCTTCTTGCCGCCGATCTCCAGACCGGTCTTGTTCACTTCCTCGACGGCCAGGCGCGCGCCGTTCTCGTTGTCCTTGCCAAGGTGGGCAATGCCGCCGGTCAGCGGAGCGGCGTGGCCGATCTTGACGACGGTTTCACCACCACCGGCAGCGGCGGGCGCTGCGGCGGCTGCCGGTGCGGATGCTGCCGCATCAGCCGGCTTTTCTTCCTTCTTGCCACATGCAGCGACCAGCGCCACAGCGGCCGCGATCGGCAGAATCTTGGCAAACGTGAATTGCATGAGTGATCTCCTAGGATTCACAAAAACAGGGATTTAACTACGCCTCCCGGACGTATTCCCTGGACCGCCTTTGTTTAGTTTCAATTTGAAACGCGCGCATTGTATCCCCTTTCTTTGCGGATGCAATACGCGACGCAACAACCTGAACCATTTACCCGCCAATCGAGCTAGGGAATTTCCCCAATGCACAGATTGGGGCAATCTCCGCCTACTTGGCAGACCCGTCTCCTTCCCTTTCAAGAATCATGCCTGCAGCGCCTGCAGAGGCGCATAGAGCATGAATTAAGACACTTGGGCGCCACCTATAATGCTCCGCTATTAATTAGGCATTTCATTCGATTTACCAGGCGCTTACTCTAATGTGCAGAATGTAGCGCCGCACCATAATAGGGAAAACCCCATTCCCCGGGATTACCCTGATATTGTCTGCGTGTTCGTACAGGTACCGGCGGGATAATCGCGCCAAATAAGGCCGCGCGAGATGGAAGGCGTTTTGCAATGTATTGCGGAAGATACTGCGCGGCGCACCAGGGCGGTGCAACCGGCACGGCGCACCCGAAATGGGTGCGAGACGCCAAGCCGGGGAAGAAGGACGTGCAAGCGACGCCACAAAAGCAAACGCCGCTGGCGGCAAGCCAGCGGCGTTCGGAAAAATCAGGGGTGAGGCAGGAAGTTCAGGACGCTTCAGGACTGGACCGAGACGCTCGCCAGCCCGCGCGGCAGCGGGAACGACATGTTCTCTTCCACACCCTCCAGCGCCCGCACGCTTTTCACGCCAAACGTGCGCAGCCGCTCGACGATGGCCTGGGCCAGCGCCTCGGGCGCCGACGCGCCGGCGGTCAGGCCGATGCGCCGCTTGCCAGCGACCCATTCGGGCTTGAGCTGCTCGGGGTCATCCACCATGTAGGCCGGCACGCCCAGGCGGTCGGCCAGTTCGCGCAGGCGGTTCGAGTTCGAGCTGTTCGGGCTGCCCACCACGATCACCACCTCCACCTGCGGCACCATGAACTTCACGGCGTCCTGGCGGTTCTGGGTCGCGTAGCAGATATCCTGCTTCTTCGGCTCGCGGATCTGCGGGAAACGCTTCTTCAGCGCGATCACGATCTCGGCCGTTTCGTCCACCGACAGCGTGGTCTGCGTGACATAGGCCAGCTGCGCCGGATCGGCCACCTCAAGCTTGTTGACGTCGTCGACCGACTCCACCAGCAGCATGCCCTGCTCGGACTGGCCCATCGTGCCTTCCACCTCGGGGTGCCCCTTGTGGCCGATCATGATGATCTCGCAGCCCTCGGCGCGCATCTTGCCCACTTCCACGTGGACCTTGGTCACCAGCGGGCAGGTGGCATCGAACACGGTCAGGCCGCGGCGCGTGGCATCGGCGCGCACTTCCTTCGACACGCCGTGGGCGCTGAAGATGACGGTCGAACCGGCTGGCACTTCGTCCAGTTCGTCAATGAAGATCGCGCCCTTCTTGCGCAGGTCCGCCACCACGTAGGCGTTGTGCACGATCTCGTGACGCACGTAGATCGGCGCGCCGAACAGCGACAGCGCGCGTTCGACGATTTCGATGGCACGGTCCACGCCGGCGCAGAAGCCGCGCGGCTGCGCCATCAGGATTTCGGCGTCGGCAGAAGTAGTGAGTTCGGTCATGCTGCGTTCCATCGCCACGGCGGACATCAGAGAATTCCGATCAGCTGGACGTCGAACAGGATCGTCTGTCCGGCCAGCGGGTGGTTGAAATCGAAGAGTGCCGCGGTTTCGCCGTATTCCTTCAGCACCCCGGCGTACTTGCCGCCGCCAGGCGCGTTGAATTCGACGAGATCGCCGGGGGTGTATTCCTCTTCGAACGAGCTGTTCTCGCGCAGCGTGGCCAGCGAGACCCACTGCAGCAGTTCAGGATTGCGCGGACCGAACGCGTGTTCGGCATCCAGGCGGTACGTCAGACGGTCCCCTCGGGCATGCCCAGCAGCGCCTGCTCCAGCGTGGGGCCATCTGGCCCTGGCCCAGCAGCAGCGTGGCGGGCTTTTCCTCGAACGTGCTCACCACTTCGGTGCCGTTTTCGAGGGCGATACTGTAATGAAGCGTCAGGAAGGAATCGGCCTGGACGGTCTTGCGCGCGGACGCGCCACCAGCGGCGGCCTGCGCCGAAGAAGTTTGCAAAGTCATGGGAGTCAACCGGTCAACAGCCGCCATTGTATGCGACTGGGCCATCCCCCGCCGGTTACGGCCGCGCCCGCATGTCGGAAATCGACGAAGTTCGCCGCGAAGTTCACGGTATCGCCGGACTGGACAGTCTGCGCATGCGCCATTACAGTGTGGCCCGCACCGCGTTCGAACGCGGCGCATCCAGAGCAGGACCGGTTTCCAGACGTCACGCCACGTGACGCAGGCGGCACGGCGCAACAGCCCCCTTCCGAATCTGTCGGAAGGCATTGATTCGCCGCTCGATTCCGGTCTATAATGTTCGTTTCGCTGAAGTACCAATCCGCTGCAGTCCGGGCCCGCGCGCCTTTTGTTGATCTGTTGCGAACATTGTCCACGAATAAGATTTAGGAGTGCTTCATGGCACGCGTCTGTCAAGTGACCGGGAAAGCGCCGATGGTCGGCAACAACGTTTCCCACGCAAACAACAAGACCAAGCGCCGTTTTCTGCCCAACCTGCAGAACCGCCGCTTCTTCGTTGAATCGGAAAACCGCTGGGTGAGCCTGCGCGTCTCGAACGCCGGTCTGCGCCTGATCGACAAGAAAGGCATCGACGCCGTGCTCGCAGACCTGCGCGCACGCGGCGAAGTCTAATAAGGAGTAAATCATGGCCAGCAAAGGCGGACGCGACAAGATCAAGCTGGAATCGACCGCAGGAACCGGTCATTTCTACACGACCACCAAGAACAAGCGCACCATGCCGGAAAAGATGGAGATCTCGAAGTTCGATCCCATCGCCCGCAAGCACGTGCCTTACAAGGAAACCAAGATCAAGTAATTGATCGTTGGTCTTCAGCCGAAAGCCCCGCCCTCGCGGGGCTTTTTGCTTTGGGGAACCCAATCGGGGCACCACCGCCCGCCAACCCTTGTCAGACAAGGGAATGATGTCAGTTTTGTGGCAAGCCGGTGTAGACTTGCCAGCTTTCCCCCATCACGCTTTCGCCCCCGAAGCGATCCCCCTGCACCATGAACTTCGATGTCGCGATTGTCGGCAGCGGTCTGGCCGGCCTTACCGTCGCGCTGCAACTGGCCGACACCCACCGGGTTGTCATCCTCAGCAAGCGCGCCATGACAACGGGGGCCAGCGACTGGGCACAGGGCGGCATCGCGGCGGTGCTCGATTCAGGTGACAGCCACGACGAGCACACGCAGGACACGCTCGTTGCCGGTGCGGGACTCTGCGACGAGGAGGCGACGCGCTTCATCGTGGAGCATGGGCGCGAAGCCATCCAGTGGCTGATCGATCGCGGCGTGCCGTTCACGCGCGACGACCAGGCCGAACTGGGCTTCCACCTGACCCGCGAGGGGGCCACAGCCGCCGCCGGATCATCCACGCGGCCGATGCCACGGGCCATGCCGTGGTCACCACGCTGGCCGAGCAGGCGCGCCAGCATCCAAACATCACGATTCTCGAAGACCAGTTCGCGATCGACCTGATTACGTCGGCGAAGCTCGGCCTGCCCGGCAACCGCTGCTACGGCCTTTATGTGCTGGACGTGGGCACCGACGAAGTGCGCACCATCACGGCCACGCACACGGTGCTGGCGGCTGGCGGCGCGGGCAAGGTCTATCTCTATACGACCAACCCGGATACGGCCACCGGCGACGGCATCGCCATGGCGTGGCGCGCCGGCTGCCGGGTGGCCAACATGGAATTCATCCAGTTCCACCCGACCTGCCTCTACCACCCGTACGCCAAGTCGTTCCTGATTTCCGAGGCGGTGCGCGGCGAAGGCGGCCTGCTGAAGCTGCCCGACGGCACCCGCTTCATGCCTGAGCACGACGCGCGCGCCGAACTGGCCCCGCGCGACGTGGTGGCCCGCGCCATCGACTTCGAAATGAAGAAGCGCGGCCTGGACTGTGTCTATCTCGATATCACGCACCAGCCCGAATCGTTCCTGAAGGAGCACTTCCCCACCATCCATGCACGCTGCCTGGAACTGGGCATCGACATTGCGCGCCAGCCGATCCCCGTGGTGCCTGCGGCCCACTACACCTGCGGGGGCGTGGTCACCGACACCGCCGGTCGTACCGATATCGGCAACCTCTATGCCGTCGGCGAGACCGGCTGCACGGGCCTGCATGGCGCCAACCGGCTGGCATCGAACTCGCTGCTCGAATGCATGGTGATTGGCCAGGCGGCCGCGTCAGACATCGCCGCGCAGGGCAAGTCCGGCGCGCCCGATATCGCGCTGCCGGCGTGGGACGAAAGCCGGGTATCAGACGCGGACGAGGAAGTGGTGGTGTCGCACAACTGGGACGAACTGCGCCGCATGATGTGGAACTACGTGGGCATCGTGCGCACCGACAAACGGCTGGAGCGCGCCCAGCACCGCATCGGCCTGCTGCGCGAGGAAATCGCCGAGTACTACGCGAACTTCCGTGTCACGCGCGACCTGCTGGAACTGCGGAATCTGGTGGAAGTGGCATCGCTGATCGTGGACGGGGCGTACTCGCGCCACGAAAGCCGCGGGCTGCACTACAGCCGCGACTATCCCGAAACGCTGCCGAAGGCGCTACCCACGGTCTTGCAGCCAGAGACGGGCCGGGCGGCCCGTCACCGTCAGCACAGGCGCTGACGGCAGCGGCGGACGACTAGCCGATGATGCGCAGCGAGTAGTCGGCGGCACGCACATCCTTGGTGAGCGCGCCCACCGAGATGCGGTCGACGCCGGTTTCGGCAAATCGGCGGATCGTCTCGTAGTTCACGCCGCCAGAGACTTCCAGCAGCGCGCGGTCGTGGTTCAGCGCCACGGCCTCGCGCATCATCTCCAGCGTGAAGTTGTCGATCAGGACCGACTTCGCGCCGGCAGCCAGCGCCTCTTCCAGCTCGGCGATCGATTCCACCTCGATCTGGATCGATGCATCGGTACCCAGCGCCAGCGCGGCGGCCATCGCGGCCGTGATGCTGCCGGCCGCGGCGATGTGGTTTTCCTTGATCAGGATGCCGTCGTACAGCGCCAGCCGCTGGTTCTCGCCGCCACCGATCTTCACCGCGTACTTCTGCGCCAGCCGCAGGCCCGGCAGCGTCTTGCGCGTATCGAGCACGCGCGCACGCGTGTCGGCGATCAGGTCGGCATAACGCCGCGTGGCCGTGGCCACGCCCGACAGCAACTGCAGGAAATTCAGCGACGGACGCTCGGCCGTCAACAGCGCACGCGCCGGCCCGGTGATCTCGCACACCACGTCATCGGGCGCCATGCGCGTGCCCTCTTCATGACGCCACGTGACGTGCAGCCGCTCGTCCACGGCCTTCATGCAGGCCTCGAACCACGGACGGCCGCACAGCACGGCGGCCTCGCGCACAATCACGCGCGCCTGCACCGGCTTGTCGGCCGGCACCAGCAGGCCGGTCAGGTCGCCGGTGCCGACGTCCTCGGCAATGGCGGCACGCACATTGGCTTCCAGCGCAGCCTTGAGCGCCGGGCCGTAGCTATCGAATACCGGATTCACGTTCATGCCGGGCCGACTCCCTGGAACAACGCGGCCTCTTTGGCGAGGTCGGCGGCGGGACGCACATTGGCCTTCTGCTGCGCGGCGAAATCGAGCATGCGGTCGATGCAGGTGACGGCACGCCGGCCGATATCGGCGTCGACGTGGATTTCGTTGCGGCCAGTCTCGAGTACTTCGGCCAGATTGGTCAGCGCGTTCATGGCCATCCAGGGGCAGTGCGCGCAGCTCTTGCAGGTGGCACTGTTGCCGGCTGTCGGGGCCTCGATAAACATCTTGCCCGGCGCCGCCATGCGCATCTTGTGCAGGATGCCGTTGTCGGTGGCCACGATGAACTCGTTGGCGTCGAGTTGCTGGGCGGCGGCGATCAACTGGCTCGTGGAACCCACTACATCGGCCTGCTCCACCACATTGGCCGGCGATTCCGGATGCACCAGGATCTTGGCCTTGGGGTGCTCGCGGCGCAGCAGGTCGAGTTCGATGCCCTTGAACTCGTCGTGCACCAGGCACGAGCCCTGCCACAGCAGCATGTCGGCGCCGGTCTGCTTCTGGATGTAACTGCCCAGGTGCTTGTCTGGCGCCCACAGGATCTTCTCGCCGCGTGCGTGCAGATGTTCGACGATCTTCAGGCCGATGCTCGATGTCACCATCCAGTCAGCACGCGCCTTCACGGCGGCGCTGGTGTTGGCGTAGACCACCACGGTGCGATCCGGGTGCGCGTCGCAAAACGCCGTGAACTCGTCGGCCGGGCAGCCCAGGTCCAGCGAGCACGTGGCATCCAGGTCGGGCATCAGGATGGTCTTTTCGGGGCTCAGGATCTTGGCGGTCTCGCCCATGAAGCGCACGCCAGCCACGACCAGCGTCTGCGCGGCGTGATCGCGGCCAAAGCGCGCCATCTCCAGAGAATCGGACACGCAGCCGCCGGTTTCCTCGGCCAGGTCCTGCAGGTCGGCGTCGACGTAGTAATGCGCCACCAGCACCGCATTGCGCTCCTTGAGCAGCTTGCGGATGCGGTCCTTGAGCGCGCCGCGTTCGTCCGGCGTCAGCGCCGGGGGCACCTTGGCCCAGGCATGGGCCACGCAGCTGCCGCCGGCGGCATTATCGGCGTCCGCCAGGTTCGGCTTTTCGAACTCGACGGTCTTGATGGATTGTGGGGTCATCTGTGCAGTACTCCTCGGGGGCGCCCGTGGGCCGCCGCGCTCGGACGCGCGATCTGTGCCGCAAACATGGGGGAGTGTAGCCAAAAGAAAAGCCCGCCAGAGGCGGGGCTTTTAGCCATGACGGGCGCGTCGGCGATTGTATCAGGCGTACCGGCGCAGACGCAGCGAAAACTCCTGCAGCGCCTGGATGCCGCTGGCTTCGGCGCGATGGCACCAGGCCTGCAGCTGGGCCAGCAATTGCTCACGGGTCATGTTGGACCGGCCCCAGATCACGGCCAGCTCGCGACGCATTTCCACAAAGGTGTGCAGCATCTTGTTCTGCTCGGTGATGCTGGCCAGCTGCTGGCGCTGCGGCGCCCCCAGCTTCACTTCCTCGCGGTGGAACCACTTGCGTGCCGGCTTGTAGCTCTTGTACTCGGGCGAGTTGCCTTCCTTGTGCTTGCGCAGTTCGGCCCGGTACGCGCTCTTCAGCGCCTTGGCATAGCGCGCCATCACGTCGTAGCGGTTGGCGATGATCGCTTCCAGCGTGTTGTGATCCACCGGACGCGCTTCCACCAGGCGAGCCTTGGGCGGCGTCTTCTTGACCTTGGCCAGGCCCACCGACTGCATCGCACGGATGTACCACCAGCCCACGTCGATCTCGTACCACTTGATCGAGAACTTGGCCGACGTCGGGTACGTGTGGTGGTTGTTGTGCAGCTCTTCGCCACCGATGATGAAGCCCCACGGCGACACATTGGTCGACGCGTCTTCGCAATCGTAGTTGCGGTAGCCCCACCAGTGACCCAGGCCATTGATGATGCCGGCTGCATGGATCGGGATCCACAGCATCTGCACGGCCCACACGGTCATGCCAATCACACCGAACAGCGCCAGGTCGATGATCAGCATCAGGCCCACACCCTGCCAGCCGAAGCGCGAATACACATTGCGCTCGACCCAGTCGTCAGGCGTGCCGTGACCGAACTTGGCGATGGTTTCCTTGTTCTTGGATTCGGCGCGATACAGCTCGGCGCCTTCCAGCAGCACCTTGCGGATGCCGCGGGTCTGCGGGCTGTGGGGATCGTCCTCGGTCTCGCACTTGGCGTGGTGCTTGCGGTGGATGGCAGTCCATTCCTTGGTCACCATGCCCGTCGTCAGCCAGAGCCAGAAGCGGAAGAAATGCTGGGCCACCGGATGCAGGTCCAGCGACCGGTGCGCCATGCAGCGGTGCAGGAAGATGGTGACGCCCGCGATGGTGATGTGCGTCACCACGAGCGTGTAAATCACGATCTCCCACCAGGACCAGTTGGCGAGGCCGTTGGCGGCCCAGTCAAGAATTGTGTCGAACAAACTATGTTCTCCGTCGTAAAACGAGTGTTTGCAGCGCGGCACCACCGTGCGGCGCACCTGTCGCGCAGAAAAAAGACTGCAAATTTATCGATTGCGATAGCTTTCTGGCGCGGGCTGTATCCCTGAAGGGAGCCTGGCCGAGGCACGAACCGCTGCAATCTGGCGGTTGTCTGGTGTGGGGCTGCGGGTCATCCGTATACCCGCGACAACCCGGCATTCTACCGGATCGGCGCGGGAGGGACATCCGCTTTTTCCCCGACTTCGATGCCTGCCACAGGCATTGGTTCCTCAGGTGATCTGCGAGGAACTCACTCGGCGTTGGCCGCTGCGGCGGGCAAGGCACCCGGGGCCGGGCTCAGCACCCGCAATTCCCGCTGGGGATAAGGAATCGACACGCCATGATGCCGGAAAGTTCGCCAGATCGCACGGTTCATCGCCGATTGCACGCCCAGCTTGCCGTTCTGCGGATCGGCGATGTAGACGGCCGTTTCGTATTCGATGCCGCTGTCGCCGAACGCCACCAGGAAGGCGCTGGGTGCCGGCTCGGCCAGCACACGTGGAATATCGCGCACACAGTCCGTCAGCAGTGCAATGACCGTCTCCGGGTCCGAACTGTAGTCGGCCTGCACCCGCACCGCCACGCGCACGTTGGTGCCCGAGAACGAATGGTTCTGCACCGACTGCGCCACCAGTTGCTCGTTCGGCAGCAGCGTCTCGCCGTCACCGTTGCGCAGCACGGTGTAGCGCGTGCGGATCTGCGACACGATCCCCGTGTACTTGTCGACGGTAATCTGGTCGCCGATCGCAATCGACCGGTCCAGCAGGATGATGAAGCCCGAAATGTAGTTGCTGGCGATCTTCTGCAGGCCCAGGCCAAGCCCGACGCCCAGCGCGCCGCCGAACACCGACAGCACGGTCAGGTCGATACCCACCAGCGACAGGCTCAGCAGCAGCGACACCAGCAGCAGCAGCGCCTTGGCGATGCGCGTCAGCACCACCTTGAGATTGGCGTCCAGCGTCTGGGCGCGCATCAGGCGGTCTTCCAGCCATGAGCCGAACCACATCGCCACCAGCACGGTCAGCAGGATCCAGACCACGCCCATCAGCGCGTCGGCAATGCTGATCGGATGCTTGCCACCCACCGGGAAGCGCACCGCCTCCATCCACCGGATCACGTCGGGCAGCAGGCCCACCACGTACAGGCCCATGCCGATCCACACCAGCGTGGTCAGCACCTTTTCCACCAGCACCAGCATGCCGTGGAGCTGTCCGTTGGCGGACATCACCCGGCGCAGGATGTAGAAGGCGAAGTACAACGCCGTGATGCCGAACAACGGCACCAGCGCCAGCCTCAGCACGCTGATCGACGCAAACGGCGCCAGCGCATAGCGCGCGGCCAGCACCAGCAGCCAGGCGAACAGCGGGAACATGGCCCGCTCCAGGCTGACCGCCGCCAGTCGCAACGCGAAGCTCGACGTGGCGTGACGCGCTTCCAGCCGCTTGACCACATGCCGCGCCAGCGGCCATGCCACCAGCAGGCAAGCGGCCAGGATGCCGATCTGCCAGAAGAACCCCTGCCCGCCCGCGTCGTGGATGAGGTCATCGAGCATCTTGCCCATGACCGAATGCGAGCGGGTCAGCGCTGCCAGTGTATCGGGGTTCATCGTGCCGCCTTCTCCCTCGATTTCTGCATTGATCCCTGCCGTCCAACTTAGCGCGTGCGTTCCAGCACGGCCGCGAAGAAGCCGTCGGTCTGGTGGATCTGCGGGTACAGCGCCAACATGCCGCCTTCTGCCGGCAAATTGGGCACTTCGATCTTCTGTTCGGCGAAGACCTCGGCGGCCGGCACCAGACGGAAGTTTTCGTTCTTGGCCAGGAAATCGCGGACGATCGCCTCGTTTTCGGCTTCCAGCACGCTGCACGTGGCGTACACGACGCGTCCACCACCTTTCACCAGCTTGGCCGCTGCTTCGAGGATCGCCGATTGCTTGGCAGTGAGCTCCAGCACCGATTCCGGCGTCTGGCGCCACTTCAGGTCCGGGTTGCGGCGCAGCGTACCGAGGCCGCTGCAAGGTGCATCCACCAGCACACGGTCGATCTTGCCTGCGAGGCGCTTGACCTTGGCATCGCGCTCCGAATCAATCAGGACGGGATGCACATTGGACAAACCGCTACGTGCCAGGCGCGGCTTCAGATTGGCGAGGCGCTTTTCCGAAACATCGAAGGCATACAGGCGGCCGGTCGAACGCATGGCCACGCCCAACGCCAGCGTCTTGCCGCCAGCGCCGGCGCAGAAATCCACCACCATTTCGCCGCGCTTCGGCGCCAGCAGATGGCACAGCAGCTGACTGCCTTCGTCCTGCACCTCGACGCCACCGTTGATGAACAGCGGCAGCTGGTTCAGCGCGGGCTTGCCCTTCAGGCGGATACCGGCCGGCGCCATGGGCGCGGGTTCGGCGGCGATACCGGCAGTCTCCAGCTCGGCCAGCGCTTCCTCGCGCGACAGCTTGGCGGTGTTGACGCGCAGGTCCAGCGGCGCCGGACGCAGCCAGGCATCGCCCATCGCGGCCGTGAACG contains:
- a CDS encoding branched-chain amino acid ABC transporter substrate-binding protein, with the translated sequence MQFTFAKILPIAAAVALVAACGKKEEKPADAAASAPAAAAAPAAAGGGETVVKIGHAAPLTGGIAHLGKDNENGARLAVEEVNKTGLEIGGKKIKLELVGEDDAADPKTGTAVAQKLVDAKVVAVVGHLNSGVSIPASKIYSDAGITQISPSSTNPDYTKQGFKTTYRVVATDAQQGPALANYAAKSLHAKSVAIVDDATAYGKGLADEFEKTAKAAGVNVVAREATNDKATDFKAILTKIKGKKPDVIMYGGMDATGGPFAKQAKELGITSKIVGGDGVCTDKVAELAGDAVTNIICSEAGLALSKMETGADFEKRYQARFNSPVQIYAPFTYDAVMVIVDAMKRANSTEPAAILAEMPKTNYKGVIGNIAFDEKGDMKEGTITLYEYKDKKKSVLDVVKM
- the ispH gene encoding 4-hydroxy-3-methylbut-2-enyl diphosphate reductase → MSAVAMERSMTELTTSADAEILMAQPRGFCAGVDRAIEIVERALSLFGAPIYVRHEIVHNAYVVADLRKKGAIFIDELDEVPAGSTVIFSAHGVSKEVRADATRRGLTVFDATCPLVTKVHVEVGKMRAEGCEIIMIGHKGHPEVEGTMGQSEQGMLLVESVDDVNKLEVADPAQLAYVTQTTLSVDETAEIVIALKKRFPQIREPKKQDICYATQNRQDAVKFMVPQVEVVIVVGSPNSSNSNRLRELADRLGVPAYMVDDPEQLKPEWVAGKRRIGLTAGASAPEALAQAIVERLRTFGVKSVRALEGVEENMSFPLPRGLASVSVQS
- the rpmB gene encoding 50S ribosomal protein L28; the protein is MARVCQVTGKAPMVGNNVSHANNKTKRRFLPNLQNRRFFVESENRWVSLRVSNAGLRLIDKKGIDAVLADLRARGEV
- the rpmG gene encoding 50S ribosomal protein L33 produces the protein MASKGGRDKIKLESTAGTGHFYTTTKNKRTMPEKMEISKFDPIARKHVPYKETKIK
- the nadC gene encoding carboxylating nicotinate-nucleotide diphosphorylase, yielding MNVNPVFDSYGPALKAALEANVRAAIAEDVGTGDLTGLLVPADKPVQARVIVREAAVLCGRPWFEACMKAVDERLHVTWRHEEGTRMAPDDVVCEITGPARALLTAERPSLNFLQLLSGVATATRRYADLIADTRARVLDTRKTLPGLRLAQKYAVKIGGGENQRLALYDGILIKENHIAAAGSITAAMAAALALGTDASIQIEVESIAELEEALAAGAKSVLIDNFTLEMMREAVALNHDRALLEVSGGVNYETIRRFAETGVDRISVGALTKDVRAADYSLRIIG
- the nadA gene encoding quinolinate synthase NadA, with the protein product MTPQSIKTVEFEKPNLADADNAAGGSCVAHAWAKVPPALTPDERGALKDRIRKLLKERNAVLVAHYYVDADLQDLAEETGGCVSDSLEMARFGRDHAAQTLVVAGVRFMGETAKILSPEKTILMPDLDATCSLDLGCPADEFTAFCDAHPDRTVVVYANTSAAVKARADWMVTSSIGLKIVEHLHARGEKILWAPDKHLGSYIQKQTGADMLLWQGSCLVHDEFKGIELDLLRREHPKAKILVHPESPANVVEQADVVGSTSQLIAAAQQLDANEFIVATDNGILHKMRMAAPGKMFIEAPTAGNSATCKSCAHCPWMAMNALTNLAEVLETGRNEIHVDADIGRRAVTCIDRMLDFAAQQKANVRPAADLAKEAALFQGVGPA
- a CDS encoding acyl-CoA desaturase, which gives rise to MFDTILDWAANGLANWSWWEIVIYTLVVTHITIAGVTIFLHRCMAHRSLDLHPVAQHFFRFWLWLTTGMVTKEWTAIHRKHHAKCETEDDPHSPQTRGIRKVLLEGAELYRAESKNKETIAKFGHGTPDDWVERNVYSRFGWQGVGLMLIIDLALFGVIGMTVWAVQMLWIPIHAAGIINGLGHWWGYRNYDCEDASTNVSPWGFIIGGEELHNNHHTYPTSAKFSIKWYEIDVGWWYIRAMQSVGLAKVKKTPPKARLVEARPVDHNTLEAIIANRYDVMARYAKALKSAYRAELRKHKEGNSPEYKSYKPARKWFHREEVKLGAPQRQQLASITEQNKMLHTFVEMRRELAVIWGRSNMTREQLLAQLQAWCHRAEASGIQALQEFSLRLRRYA
- a CDS encoding mechanosensitive ion channel family protein — encoded protein: MNPDTLAALTRSHSVMGKMLDDLIHDAGGQGFFWQIGILAACLLVAWPLARHVVKRLEARHATSSFALRLAAVSLERAMFPLFAWLLVLAARYALAPFASISVLRLALVPLFGITALYFAFYILRRVMSANGQLHGMLVLVEKVLTTLVWIGMGLYVVGLLPDVIRWMEAVRFPVGGKHPISIADALMGVVWILLTVLVAMWFGSWLEDRLMRAQTLDANLKVVLTRIAKALLLLVSLLLSLSLVGIDLTVLSVFGGALGVGLGLGLQKIASNYISGFIILLDRSIAIGDQITVDKYTGIVSQIRTRYTVLRNGDGETLLPNEQLVAQSVQNHSFSGTNVRVAVRVQADYSSDPETVIALLTDCVRDIPRVLAEPAPSAFLVAFGDSGIEYETAVYIADPQNGKLGVQSAMNRAIWRTFRHHGVSIPYPQRELRVLSPAPGALPAAAANAE
- a CDS encoding RsmB/NOP family class I SAM-dependent RNA methyltransferase, with amino-acid sequence MSRQQENTTSRDNRQRSRGSKGKSSPIRRPQGGQSNAPRTPGALQAFHLQHIERLIGKVLLFARPADAVVSHYFRENSKLGHRDRGIIAEAVFAVLRRRVEFGQFAESGTGSATRRLGLLGLASTLGRDTLTPFLYPDEAEWLDRLTTIERSSLAPRVRANLPEWLYDDLVAHHGEAFTAAMGDAWLRPAPLDLRVNTAKLSREEALAELETAGIAAEPAPMAPAGIRLKGKPALNQLPLFINGGVEVQDEGSQLLCHLLAPKRGEMVVDFCAGAGGKTLALGVAMRSTGRLYAFDVSEKRLANLKPRLARSGLSNVHPVLIDSERDAKVKRLAGKIDRVLVDAPCSGLGTLRRNPDLKWRQTPESVLELTAKQSAILEAAAKLVKGGGRVVYATCSVLEAENEAIVRDFLAKNENFRLVPAAEVFAEQKIEVPNLPAEGGMLALYPQIHQTDGFFAAVLERTR